A window from Rhinolophus sinicus isolate RSC01 linkage group LG01, ASM3656204v1, whole genome shotgun sequence encodes these proteins:
- the LOC141567228 gene encoding ribonuclease H2 subunit B, with translation MKSGLMFVKLVNPCLGEGALYLFNMCPQQLFEIKVFREKHHSWFINQSVQSGGLLHLATPMDPLFLLLYYLKKADKEGKFQPLDQVVVDDMFPDCILLLKLPELEKLLQHVTEEKEIDKKKYYKYSKEKTLKWLEKKVNQTMAALKTNHINVGARVQSSAFFSSHQVSSDKEEDYICYAHGLISDYIPKELSDDLAKHLKLPEPSASMPNPPSKKVKLSDEPVEAKEDYTKFNTKDLKTEKKNSKMTAAQKALAKVDKSGMKSIDSFFGVKTKKIVGKI, from the coding sequence atgaaaagtgggcTTATGTTTGTAAAATTGGTCAACCCATGTTTAGGGGAAGGAGCCCTTTACTTGTTCAATATGTGTCCACAGCAGCtgtttgaaataaaagttttcaggGAAAAACACCATTCTTGGTTTATAAATCAATCAGTTCAATCAGGTGGTCTTCTCCACCTTGCCACACCCATGGACCCTCTATTTTTGCTTCTCTACTACCTTAAAAAGGCTGATAAAGAGGGAAAGTTTCAGCCTCTAGATCAAGTTGTGGTGGATGACATGTTTCCAGATTGCATCTTACTGCTCAAACTTCCTGAACTTGAGAAATTACTTCAACACGtgacagaggaaaaggaaatagacaaaaagaaatattacaaatacaGCAAAGAGAAGACATTAAAGTGGCTGGAAAAAAAGGTAAATCAGACTATGGCAGCATTAAAAACCAATCACATAAATGTCGGTGCCCGGGTACAGTCAAGTGCATTTTTCTCCAGCCACCAAGTTTCCAGTGACAAGGAAGAGGATTATATTTGTTATGCCCATGGTCTGATATCTGATTACATTCCTAAAGAATTAAGTGATGACTTAGCTAAACATTTAAAGCTTCCAGAACCTTCAGCTTCAATGCCAAACCCTCCTTCAAAGAAAGTAAAGTTATCAGATGAGCCCGTAGAAGCAAAAGAAGATTACACTAAGTTTAATACTAAAGATTtgaagactgaaaagaaaaatagcaaaatgactgCAGCTCAGAAGGCTTTGGCTAAAGTTGACAAGAGTGGAATGAAAAGTATTGATTCCTTTTTTGgtgtaaaaactaaaaaaattgttGGAAAGAtttga